A region from the Pelagovum pacificum genome encodes:
- a CDS encoding transglutaminase-like domain-containing protein, with the protein MSNMLNIEIDMEYGLGGPTDVLLFLEAANVDGQIVKSPELILPPASHTARIPGEDDIGERIWMQTNGPLQVTYRTQVEVTREDADLSGLASQPPHLMDAVTTRYLFASRFCPADEFQSFVNAEFGNLAGGARIAAMRDWIQQAVSYVPGSSGPHTTAVQTFIERQGICRDFAHLMVTLSRASGIPARMVSVYSPDVTPPDFHAVAQIWLEDGWHLVDATGMGSPSRTAIVGVGLDAAEIAFLTLYGNAVLNRQVVSVTAAG; encoded by the coding sequence ATGTCCAATATGCTCAACATCGAAATCGACATGGAGTACGGCCTTGGCGGGCCAACCGACGTGCTGCTGTTCCTCGAGGCGGCGAATGTCGACGGGCAGATCGTCAAATCTCCCGAACTCATCCTGCCGCCGGCGTCCCACACCGCGCGAATTCCGGGTGAGGATGACATCGGCGAACGGATCTGGATGCAGACCAACGGACCGCTTCAGGTCACCTACCGGACCCAGGTCGAAGTGACACGTGAGGATGCCGACCTCTCCGGCCTCGCCTCGCAGCCGCCGCACCTGATGGACGCCGTGACGACCCGCTACCTCTTCGCATCGCGCTTCTGTCCGGCGGACGAGTTCCAGAGCTTCGTGAACGCAGAGTTCGGCAATCTCGCCGGTGGCGCGCGGATCGCGGCGATGCGGGACTGGATCCAGCAGGCGGTCTCCTATGTCCCCGGCTCCAGCGGGCCGCATACGACGGCGGTTCAGACCTTCATCGAACGACAGGGCATCTGCCGGGACTTCGCGCACCTCATGGTGACGTTGTCACGCGCCTCGGGCATTCCCGCGCGGATGGTGAGTGTCTATTCCCCCGATGTGACGCCGCCGGATTTCCACGCGGTCGCACAGATTTGGCTGGAGGACGGCTGGCACCTCGTCGATGCGACGGGGATGGGCAGCCCGTCCCGGACCGCGATCGTCGGCGTCGGCCTCGACGCTGCGGAGATCGCGTTTCTCACCCTCTACGGCAACGCGGTGTTGAACCGTCAGGTCGTGTCGGTGACCGCCGCCGGCTAA